The genomic window AGTTACTTCAACAATTGTTAGCAGACATGACTTGCAATAAAGTACAGGTCAACTTTTCATTCGTGCCTTATAACAACGAAAACGTTTTTGCAAGTATAGGTAGAAAGTGATATTAATGACCTTCATCGCTCCGTAGACACGTTTATTCCAAAAAACCCTTTTCCTTAGGAAAAATGTACTAGAACTGAAATAGCAGGTAGTGTGTTGAAAATACTATGTTCATGTATTTTTAGATGAAATGTTATAAACGTTATTTAAAATTAATAAAAAGAAGCTAATCAGCGATTAGCTTCTTCTTTAACGGATAGGAAAGTATGAGTTTTTCACCTAGATTAGTGTCTAGCTCCAGCGCCTAGCCAGTTTTTCATCTATGATAATCTTCCTTGAGTATGTTGTGAAAAGCATGATATGAAATATGATGCTTTTCACAGCTCGAGGTCTTTAAGCCATCGCCGTCCGGAGGGTGACCCTTCCTGCGGGGGACGTCTTAATCTGGGCGAAGCTGAGCAAGGCGCTTGCACTTTACTTATCCTTATAGTTTTGTTTTTGCTAAATATGCTCCACCGATAACACCTGCATCATTGCCTAATGTTGCAGTTTCTAATCGTAAATCAACCTTTGTACGTGGAAACAAGAACTTCTCCACCTTCTCGCGAAGAGGTTGCATTAGAATGTCACCTGCTTGTGACACACCCCCACCAATAACAATAGCTCTTGGATTTATTGCATTTGCTAAGTTAGCTAGAGCCACTGCTAGATGAAGTGTAATATTATCAATAACATCTAAAGCAACTGCATCCCGGCTTGCTGCAGCATCAAAAATGGCTTTAGCTGTAATATCTCCTTCACGTAGCACACTATCAGCATCTGTATTAGCTAGCTTCTCTTTTGCGATTCTTACTATACCTGTAGCTGAAGCAACTGTTTCTAAACAGCCTGTTTTTCCACAATTACACTGCGCTCCGCCTTCTGGAACAGCTACCATATGACCAATTTCTCCACCAGCACCATTTATACCATGAACCACTTCACCGTTAATGATAATTCCGCCACCAACACCAGTTCCTAATGTAACAGCGATTAGAGATTCAGCCCCATTTCCTGCACCTTTCCACATCTCTCCAATTGCTGCAATATTAGCGTCATTATCAACGATAACTGGTAACCCAGTTTCATTTTCTAACTTCTCCTTAAGAGGAAAGTCTTTCCAACCAATATTTACAGTTTCATAGATTAATCCATTTGCAACATCGACAGGACCTGGTGCACCAATTCCTATGCCGTGTAACTTACTCTTAGACTCATTTATTTCCTCAAGCTTGTCTTTTATTGCTGCTGCAATATCACGTGTAATGTTTAAACCGTTATTAGTTAAATCCGTTGGAACTTCCCACTTTTTTAAGATGTTTCCTTCTTCACTTATAAAAGCCATTTTAATTGTCGTGCCACCTAAGTCAACACCGACTAGCCATTTGTTTTCCATTTTAACCTCATCCTCTACTTCACTTTAGTGTTGTTTATCGAGCTCCAGTTGAATTTGCTGACGAATAAGCAATAAAGCCATTTGGTAATCCTTTGGTTCTATAAGCTGTGACTTATTTAACTCCCTAAGCTCATCCTCCATTAACTCAAGGTCAGCCACCCTATTACCAACATAAATAATTGTTCCATATTTCTTCAAAAGCTGCTGAACATCATATAGTGTGCGCAAATTCTCACCTACTCAAAAAAGATATACAAATAAAGTATTAAATAATACAAGGCTTACGTCAACACAACGTAAGCCATTTTAGTGAAAATTTTTTAACATATTACTTTATTTAGTAATAAATTTATTTTTTTGCTCATCCGATACGCTTATAATATACATTAAATTCCACTTTTATTTATTTATCAGGGTCTTTAGGATGTAAAACCGATGGACGACGATTTTTAAGTGGCATAGGTGCACGCCAAAGAACGTCACGCAGGGCACGCCAGTCAAATGGTATTAATGGCCATAAATACGGTGTCGTATATGATTTCATACGAGCTAACATGATCAACCATAACGTAAATGCTATTACCAATCCTGCCACACCAAATAATGCGGTCGCAATAATTAAAAACAGCCGAGATAATCGATTGGCCAAACTCATTTCATAACTTGGTGTCGCAAAAGTTCCAATCGCCACAATAGCAAAATATAATATAACTTCATTTGTTAAAAAGCCTACTTCTACAGCTACCTGTCCAATCATTAATGCAGCTACTAATCCTAATGCGGTGGCAAGTGAGGATGGTGTGTGTATCGCTGCCATCCGTAGCATATCGAGTCCTACTTCAATTATAAGAAACTGGACAATTAATGGTATTGCACCTGGGTCATTTGGACCTATAAACTGCCAAGATTCCGGCAAAAGCTCTGGTTGCTGAGAAAATAAATACCATAGTGGAATTAGAAATAAAGAAGCCCAAACTGCAAGAAATCGAACAACTCTTAAATACGCACCTACGATTGGTTTATTTCGATACTCTTCCGCATGCTGAAGGTGATGCCAGAAGGTCGTAGGAGTTATTAGCACACTAGGCGACCCATCTACTATAATAATGACGTGTCCCTCATATAAATGAGCTGCTGCTGTGTCTGGTCTCTCAGTATATCTAACAATTGGATAAGGATTCCAATGGCGCCCCGTAATAAATTCTTCCACAGTTTTTTCGCCCATCGGCAATCCATCAGTGTCTATTTGAGAAATTGACTTCTTCACATCCTCCACATGCTTAGAATCTGCTATATCCTCTAAATAACAGACAACAATATCTGATTTTGAACGCCGACCAACCTGCATATATTCCATCCGTAGTGATTTATCACGTATACGTCGTCTAGTAAGTGCTGTGTTGAACACAATCGTTTCTACATAGCCATCACGCGCTCCTCGAACTACCCGCTCTGTATCAGGCTCCTGTGGTCCGCGAACAGGGTAAGTACGCGCATCAATAATTATGACATAATCAACGCCATCCACTACTAGTGCAGTAGGTCCAGCCAAAACTGAATCAACAACTTTTGTTAAATCATTCTGCTTTTCAACTTCAATATACGGGATATATCGCTTTAATAATTTCTCCAGCGTGTCTCCTTCCAGCTGCTCTGGTTTTAAATCTGCTAATAACTTCATTAAATAATGTAAAATATCGTCCTTAGCAAACCCGTCTATTAGAAACAATGACATATCTCGTTCCGCATAGTTTACATCAAGTTGAATTACATCAAAGCTTTTTTCCACTGCTAATTCTTCTTTTAAAAAGGTAACGTTTTCTTGAAGCTTTGTGGAAACGGCTTTTTTCGTCTCATTTCCCATACGTTCCACCAACCTCTAGCTTAGTTTTAAAATCTATGTAAAACCTAAGGCATTTACATCTGATTTTGCAGATTCATACGGTTACATTAAGTGCACAGATTTTTTAAAATCTTGGTCTATACACCTATTTTTTCCGCATCCTTCAGCATAGACATATAATTGGTAAAACATACCTTGCATATTGAAGGTTATTATCAATAACTTTTGAGTGGTTATATCCTAATGCCTTCGCTCATACATATAAAGTAAAGGTTGTCCTAATGAGGTGAATAGCTTGAAACGTATTACGATTTATATAGTCATTTTAGCAGCCAGCTTAACTGCTCTGTGGCTATTTTTGGAAACAAAAACAGAAACTGCTCGTGAAAGTATTATTTTTTTCCCAATTGATAAAGACACAAAGTTTAAAGAAGCATCAACAACTTTAACATTACTGGATAAGAAGGATGACAACGAATATATCGTTGAATGGGGAATAACGTCTTCTCTAGAAACACCTGTATATTTACGTCAAGATGTTTCATTATTGTATTCAAATGGTCAACTAAAAGGGATTCAATCAGAGTGGGATGAAAATATAAGCAATCTTACTCAGCATGAAAAAGTTGTCGGAGAGGACAGTTCACATTATCAAAGCATTACGTTCCATTACGGTGAGATACACAAAGGAGCTGAACAAATTTTCAGTGCACAGACAATGACTAGAGATGAACTTTATGTAATAGACTCGCCGTTCAGTGCACTTTACTCTTTCCGAGTGGCTAAATCGAATGAGGAAATAGAATGGAAACAAGTTCTTGACCATGCAACGCTGCAACAGTTGAAGTATAGTTGGAAAAGGTTAGTGGATTATTATCAAATACCGATTA from Bacillus sp. HMF5848 includes these protein-coding regions:
- a CDS encoding ROK family glucokinase translates to MENKWLVGVDLGGTTIKMAFISEEGNILKKWEVPTDLTNNGLNITRDIAAAIKDKLEEINESKSKLHGIGIGAPGPVDVANGLIYETVNIGWKDFPLKEKLENETGLPVIVDNDANIAAIGEMWKGAGNGAESLIAVTLGTGVGGGIIINGEVVHGINGAGGEIGHMVAVPEGGAQCNCGKTGCLETVASATGIVRIAKEKLANTDADSVLREGDITAKAIFDAAASRDAVALDVIDNITLHLAVALANLANAINPRAIVIGGGVSQAGDILMQPLREKVEKFLFPRTKVDLRLETATLGNDAGVIGGAYLAKTKL
- a CDS encoding YqgQ family protein codes for the protein MRTLYDVQQLLKKYGTIIYVGNRVADLELMEDELRELNKSQLIEPKDYQMALLLIRQQIQLELDKQH
- a CDS encoding spore germination protein, whose product is MGNETKKAVSTKLQENVTFLKEELAVEKSFDVIQLDVNYAERDMSLFLIDGFAKDDILHYLMKLLADLKPEQLEGDTLEKLLKRYIPYIEVEKQNDLTKVVDSVLAGPTALVVDGVDYVIIIDARTYPVRGPQEPDTERVVRGARDGYVETIVFNTALTRRRIRDKSLRMEYMQVGRRSKSDIVVCYLEDIADSKHVEDVKKSISQIDTDGLPMGEKTVEEFITGRHWNPYPIVRYTERPDTAAAHLYEGHVIIIVDGSPSVLITPTTFWHHLQHAEEYRNKPIVGAYLRVVRFLAVWASLFLIPLWYLFSQQPELLPESWQFIGPNDPGAIPLIVQFLIIEVGLDMLRMAAIHTPSSLATALGLVAALMIGQVAVEVGFLTNEVILYFAIVAIGTFATPSYEMSLANRLSRLFLIIATALFGVAGLVIAFTLWLIMLARMKSYTTPYLWPLIPFDWRALRDVLWRAPMPLKNRRPSVLHPKDPDK